TTTGCCATGGTTTGCAGGCTTTGAAGATCAATAACGTCTGATTGTGACATGAACTAAGATTACCAAGTTATTCTAAACAATAAAGTTGAGTGTAATAGAGGGCAGGCACAAACGCCTACCCTCCTCACTCATTACATGCCAGCGGTCATGTGAAGACCGAAGAACACGCTGCGACCAATTAGCTCTGCAACCATAACCATCGCAAAACCGATCACCGCGATTGGCATTGAGCGTGATTCAGAGCGCATTGCCCAAACCCATGCAGCAATACCAGCAAACACCAGTACAAAGCGTAGGTTCTGAATTTCTGCCATGTTTGGCACAAGCTCAGCGGCTGATACGATTGCTGAATGAATGCTTGGTAGCGAACCCACCATGGAGATCGTCGTCATCACCAGCGCTAGGCCTGCAACAGATGCAACAATCGCCGTAATCTTACCAAGCCTAGGACACTCAAGTTTCGCACTACGCATCAAAATAAGTGACAGCATCACGCCACACACCACTGCCGTTAGTGCAAAAGATTGACCGGTAAACGGCGTATCCCAAGTTGGAACCGTGTCAATGATATACACATTGGTCATCGCGTACATAAACACTACGCCAATTACCATTGCCGCCACTAGCAAGCCTTTGCGAATCGCTTCGCTGCCTTTGTCGATAACCGACAGCAACCAGTAGATACCACCCAAGCCAAAGAACATTGAGCCAAAGAGGATCTCGCGTGATAACCACGAGGTACCCACTTGATTCAAAGCGTTAATAGCGCGCGTCGGGCTACCTAGGTGCATGGTTGAAGCCATAAA
This window of the Vibrio maritimus genome carries:
- a CDS encoding DmsC/YnfH family molybdoenzyme membrane anchor subunit; protein product: MGWHEWPLIFFTVFAQTAVGAFIVMGLITLFGKADAHVKTGITRNMFFIWVFMGLGFMASTMHLGSPTRAINALNQVGTSWLSREILFGSMFFGLGGIYWLLSVIDKGSEAIRKGLLVAAMVIGVVFMYAMTNVYIIDTVPTWDTPFTGQSFALTAVVCGVMLSLILMRSAKLECPRLGKITAIVASVAGLALVMTTISMVGSLPSIHSAIVSAAELVPNMAEIQNLRFVLVFAGIAAWVWAMRSESRSMPIAVIGFAMVMVAELIGRSVFFGLHMTAGM